CTGAATGAGACCCCGAAGTTCCGCGCACCCGTTTCTTTGAATCTTTCAAATAGCTCCCCGGAACGCTCGACCGACATTTTTACCCAATTTCTTAAAAGGAAAACCCTGCCTCAAAATGCCCGTTCAAAAACGTAACAATGCATGGATCATCCCTCTTCTCGGAGCGCTCTGCGTCGTTACACCCTTCGCCATCGATATGTACCTGCCCGCATTCTCAAAGATCGCCGCGGCATATGAAACGACAACCTCCGAAATCTCACTTACGCTGTCGACCTTCTTTGTCGGCTTCGCGCTTGGCCAGATTTTTTATGGACCGTTGCTCGACCGTTTCGGACGAAAGCGTCCGCTCTATCTGGGATTGACGATCTACATCCTCTCCTCGATCGGCTGCGCACTGTCGCCCGACCTGAAGACCTTCATCGGCCTAAGATTTCTCGAAGCCCTCGGCGGCTGCGTAGCCCAGGTAGGAGCCATCGCGATGGTGCGAGACTTCTTCCCGGTCAAAGAGAGCGCGAAGATGTTCTCGCTGCTCTTTCTCATGATCGGCGTCTCGCCGCTGCTCGCCCCCACCATGGGTAGCGCGCTCATGGCAGGCCTTGGATGGCAATGGATCTTCGCGCTCCTCGCGACGATCGCCTTCGTCATCCTCGCGCTGATCTTCTTCCTGCTTCCCGAAGGGCACCAGCCGGATCACTCCGTTTCACTCCATCTCGGCTCGATTCTGCTCGGTTATTGGCGCATCCTTCGACAGCCGCAATTCCTCACGTACAGCCTTGCAGGAGCATTTTCTTTCGCGGGCCTCTTCACGTTCGTCGCCGGTTCTCCTATCCTCTTCATGGACGGCTTCCACATGGGCACTGGCGCCTTTGGCGTCGTCTTCGCTGTGCTGGTCATGGGCTTTATCGGAGGCAACCAGTTAAACGTGCTCATGCTGCGTAAATTTACCAGCCAGCAGATATTTGTGGGAGCACTGTTCCTTCAGGTGCTCATCGGCGTCATCTTCTTCGCTGGCATGCGTATGCACATTGTCGGTCTGCCTGCAACGCTGGTGCTCTTCTTCATCTTCCTTTCGTGCATCGGACTTACCTATCCCAACGCGGCTGCCATCGGCCTCGCGCCCTTCTCAAGCGACGCGGGCCGGGCATCGGCATTACTCGGTTTTCTGCAGACGGGCACCGGCGCGGTGGTCTCCATGGGTATCGGATTGCTCGGCGCGCAGGCCGTTGTAACTCTGCTCTCCGCGACCGCCGTGATATCGCTGCTGATTCTCGTCGTTGGGAGACTAAGCATAGGCGAAATAGTCGAGACCGAAGAAACAGAAACCGTTCTCATCCACTAAGGCATTTACGGTTCGGTATACACCTTTCCCTGAAATGCTTTAGCTGCCGGGCGGGGATAACAGGTTCGCGAAGAACTGATTCAACATGCGGCCGTTGGGATCTGCTGCGCGCACGGCGGCGGAGAACTGAAGCCAGCGCTGTCCGAAGGCTGCTTCGACGTGCTGGCGCAGTACAAACGGGCTTTGGTTGAGCAGCGGGATGCCGTGGTTCTGATAGGCGAAATCGTTGAAGGCCTGAAGGAAAGCGGCCCATGCGGCCTGGTCGGTGGGAGCGTGGATGGGATCGAGCGAGAACATTTCTCCGTCATAGGTGTAGGACAGGAGTGAGTGCTGATCGGGACGGACACGGTACGAGCCGAGGGGCATGTTACAGCGGAAGCCGGTGGTCTTGAAGTACTGGTCGGCGAAGTCAAGATAGGCGCGCAGGGCGTTTAGCCATGCGGAGCGCGGGAATGCCCAGAAGGTGAAGGCGTACTTGGCGAAGTCCGGAGTGTTGTCGTAGTTGATGGTCTTGTCGGGGGCGAGGATAGTGATGCCGCCGAGGATGTGCAGGGTGGAGTAGAGCAGCTTGGCTGCGTCGAAATCGCCTTGCTGAAGCGCGTCGCGGAGTGTGGGGTCCTTGGCGAAGCGGTCGATGAGCTGGCCGAGGAAGGCGCCTTCAAAATTCCAGAGAAGGCGGCGAATGTCGGCGAGGAGCGTGGAGAGGATTCCGGCTTCGGCCACCTTGTGGCGCTGCTGGAAGATTGCGGTGCGGTTGACGGTCCAGCAGACGAGGCCTTCGGAGTTATCGATGATGTTATCGACTTGATCCTGAGTGAGCGTGTCTATCGAGAGGGGCAGATAGGTCAGATGAATGGTCTCGATGGGCTTGATGCGGAAGGTAACTTCATAAATTACGCCGCAGAGACCATGGCTTGAGCGCATGGTGCGCAGCAGGTCCGGATTGCCTTGTTCGGAGGCTTCCGCGAGCTGGCCGGAGGGCGTGACCCAGCGCATGGCGATGACGTAGGAACAGAGTTGGCCAAATTCGATACCGTCGAGGCCGTCTTTGCTGTGGCAGCAGGCTGCGGAACCGAGTGTCATGTTGCCGATTTCGATGTTAAGCATCATTTGCAGGTTCTGGGCGCGGAGGGCTTTGGAGGCATCGAGGATAGTGGCGCCGGCCTGGGCGGTGAGGGTCATGCCGGTGCTGTCGATGTTGATGACTTGCGCCATTTTTGACATGTTGAGGATGGTGCCGTCTGTGGAGACGCATGGAGTGAGGGAGTGGTAGCTGCCCATGGCGCGTACTGGGCTGGGATAGGTCGCGGGGTCGCTGAGGATGGCCTGAATCTCTGCCACTGTTTCGGGGTAGACGAGTTGCTGCGGTGAGGCGGTGATGCTGCCATCGTAGTTGGTGACTTGCTTGGGCATGAAAGGCCTCCTTGGCTGTCTAACTCTGCACGAGCGGTGGCTGGAATGGACAGAAAACGTTCTGCGGAGTATGGCGGGAATGGCTGCGCGTGCTGGCGGACCTGGGAGCTTGACGCCGGCCTTGTAATGCGTGAAAAATCGGACTCAGCGTATTACCGGAGTTGGTTGAAGTCAAGAGGATTCTGGGCAGAATCTGAGGGGGAGTTGTGGGTCTATTTCTGAGTAGGCGGCGACATACTCTTAACTTGTGAATTTGCCATCAGGCTCGCGGATTCACGCCTTGGAGACTTGGTGTGAAGCGAGAAACGCTCCAAGCCGCACAGGTGTTTTTCATAATGCAAGGCAACGATGCCGTTCATGGTTTCAGCCATCTCGATACACCCGATCGGGTGTATCAATGTCTACCTTCATTCGTGTTTCGCCGCGGGTCGTACTCCCGGTAGCCTAGGAACATGTTGATCGCCCGGATCGCACACTTTCGATGTGAAATCTATTGTGCCACCTCTGTTGCGCTGTTCGCTGTCCGCAAATTCGAGGGGATGATCGTGGAAATCGAATAGATGTCATGAAGCAGATCAAACGCTGCTGCATAACAAACAGATATTCGCGCAAGTTAATGCTCGACGGTCATTTGGGACAGTGCCCGCGATTCGCATCAATCAACGTAGAAAGGAATTCTAAGCGACACACCATGACCTACTTGTTTTCCCCTTTTTCTTTGACTCGAAGTCGACAGCGTGCCCTTCTTGCTATTGGTCGCGATCTCGTCCGTCGCGGCGTTGCATTTTTGTTGATTTGGTTAATCGGACCCCTTGGCGTCTTGAGCGTCTCGTACGCTCAGACCCCGCCGAACCAAAGCGCACCACCGCCGAATGGGCAACCTCCGCAGGCCTATCAGCAGCTGGATCCGGATAAATTGCATCAGCTCGTTGCTCCCATCGCGTTGTACCCTGATTCCCTCATTGCGCAGGTTCTCGGGGCTGGGACGTATCCAACGCAGGTGGTCGATGCTGACCGGTTTGTCCAGGCACATCCGGGCGTTTCTCCCGCTCAGATGTCGCAGATGGTCGACGGCCAGAACTGGGACCCCAGCGTGAAGGCGCTTACGGCTTTCCCCTCGGTGCTGGCCAACATGGACCGCAATATTGACTGGACCACTCAACTTGGGAATGCGTATTACAACCAGCCGTCTGATGTGATGAGCGCTGTGCAGGCGGATCGGCAGCAAGCATACAAATCCGGAAAGCTGCGTACTACGCCCCAGTTGGCAGTTACATACGCTCCCAGTGACATCGTGATCGCGCCGGCTAATCCGGCAGTCGTCTATGTGCCGTATTACGACCCGTGGGCGATGTGGGGATGGCACCCGTACTATGCGTGGTATGCGCCTCCTCCGCCTGTTGGAGTTGCAATCGGCGTGGGTCTTGGCGTCGGCATCGCCTTCGGCGTTGGCATCGGTATTGGCGCCTTTGCGCACTTTGGCTGGGGCTGGGGACACTGGGGAATGGGCTGGGGACCACACCCCTTTGTCGCATTCAACCACGCGACCTATATCTCTCGCTCGGTTACTGTGATCAATCATGGCAACTACGGCCACTTCGATCGCGATCCCGGCGCTCGCGCCTTCAATGCCCGCTATGCCCACGCGGCTGGTTTCAACCACGGCTTTGCTGCCGGCCAGCGCGCGGGATTCAATGCCGGTGCTCGTGCCGGCGCCCGAGCTGGATTTCATGCGGGAGCGAGAGCCGGCTACAATCACGGGTTTCAACACGGGGCGGCTGCGGCTCACAATTCCCATGGCGGTAACCACCGACGCTGATTTTAAGTCTCAGCTTGAGGCCATGCCACACTGCAACTGAGGGACGGCTAATCTGGCCGTCCCTTTCGTTTTTCACGGCTACCCACCTCCTCTTCTGGCCATAATTCCAATCGCTAACACACTGAGAAGGTAAAGCTCGCATCCATGCCCGGGCCGTGACTTGGGTGGCTTGGGTTATAGTGGATCGGTTCGCCAAGGAGGCGGTTTTGATGCTGGTTCGTATGTTGTCTGGGCTGGTTGTGATGGGTTTATTTGGTGTGGCGGCTGCCGTTTGTGGCGCGCAGACGGGTGGCAAGCTGCTGGTGGTTGTCAAGGGAACGCAGAGCCTGGGGATTGTCGATCCTGTTGCGGGCAAGGTCATTGCTACGGTTTCCGAGGGGAAGCTTGCGGGCAAGGATACGGGGCATGAAGTTGCGGCTTCGCTCGATGGGAAGCGGGCTTATGTGCCGATCTATGGCGACTCGGGGGTGGGCAAGCCGGGGTCGGATGGGCGCGAAATGGTGGTGATCGACCTTGCTTCGCAGAAGGTAGTGAACCGCATCGATTTCAGCGCCAACTATGCGGGGAAGGCTGTACGGCCGCATTTGCCGGTGCAGGGGCCTCCGGTAGCGGGGCATCCGGATGGGCTGCTGTATGTGACTTCGGAGTTGGCCAGGGCTATTTCGGTGATCGATCCCAGGACGATGAAGGTGGTCGGGACGATTTCTACGGGGCAGGAACAGTCGCATATGCTTGCCGTTTCGCATGACGGGAAGTGGGGGTATACGGCGAATGTGGGGCCAGGGACGGTTTCGGTGCTGGACTTGACGCGGAAGAGTGATGGGAGCTGGAAGAATCCTGTGAAGGTGATTCCGGTGGCGGGGTCGGTGCAGCGGATTGCGATTTCGATGGACGACAAGATGGTCTTTACTTCGGACCAGACGAAGCCGGAGCTGGATGTGATCGATACGGCGACGAGGACGGTGACGAAGCGGATTCCGATGGAGAGTTTTGGGTATGGGGCTGCCGTGACTCCGAATGGGCGGTGGCTGCTGGTGCCGATGATGGCTGTGAACAAGATCGCGGTGATCGATCTGAAGACGATGGCGGTGGCGCGGAATATTGACCTTGCATCGGGGACGCATCCGCAGGAGGCGCTGGTGACGCCGGATGGCAAGAGGGCGTATGTTTCGTGCGATCACTCGGGACAGGTGGCGGAGATCGATACTGGGACTTGGGCTGTGCGGCGCATGATCGATACGGGGAAGGTTTCGGACGGGTTGGCGTGGGCTAGATAAAGCAGGGAATAGAGAACAGGGAATAGGGAATAGGAAAAGCCATCCATAAACATTGAGATTTTGCTTGTCCCATCCTTCCGCACAGAACGCGCGAAGGATGGGCAGGACTTGTGTCTTTAGAATAGAAAAACCTGAGGCTGGGCTACTCGGCTTTCGCTTGAGGGCGAACAGGAAGCAAGTGCAAATATGTACAAGATTAAAACCTGGAGACATACATGAATCGTCGTGACTTTCTAAGGGCCGGCTCATCGCTTGCCCTGACGCCTGCTCTTTTCTCTTACTGTGGTTTTGCTGAGACGACAACTCCTCCGCTTCCGGCTCCGGGCGCGGATGGGTGGGTTTCGCTGCTGAATGGGCGGGATCTGACGGGGTGGTACACCATGCTGCAGAAGTCGGGAAAGGGATTTGCCGAAGCGCATGGGATGGTGACTATCGAAGAAGAGATGCTTCACATCATGGGTAATGAGGAGGGCGTGGTTCCAGCAGAGCCGGGCTATATTGCAACGAACCAGGAATTCGAGAACGTTCACATTCGGGTGGAGTACAAATGGGGCGTGAAGCGTCATGCTCCGCGTTATACGCCGAAGCGCGACAACGGCCTGCTCTACGGGCTTGTGGGAGAGGACAAGGTATGGCCTACGTGTGTGGAATGCCAGATTGAGGAAGGCG
This portion of the Acidicapsa acidisoli genome encodes:
- a CDS encoding FAD-binding protein; amino-acid sequence: MPKQVTNYDGSITASPQQLVYPETVAEIQAILSDPATYPSPVRAMGSYHSLTPCVSTDGTILNMSKMAQVINIDSTGMTLTAQAGATILDASKALRAQNLQMMLNIEIGNMTLGSAACCHSKDGLDGIEFGQLCSYVIAMRWVTPSGQLAEASEQGNPDLLRTMRSSHGLCGVIYEVTFRIKPIETIHLTYLPLSIDTLTQDQVDNIIDNSEGLVCWTVNRTAIFQQRHKVAEAGILSTLLADIRRLLWNFEGAFLGQLIDRFAKDPTLRDALQQGDFDAAKLLYSTLHILGGITILAPDKTINYDNTPDFAKYAFTFWAFPRSAWLNALRAYLDFADQYFKTTGFRCNMPLGSYRVRPDQHSLLSYTYDGEMFSLDPIHAPTDQAAWAAFLQAFNDFAYQNHGIPLLNQSPFVLRQHVEAAFGQRWLQFSAAVRAADPNGRMLNQFFANLLSPPGS
- a CDS encoding multidrug effflux MFS transporter, whose amino-acid sequence is MPVQKRNNAWIIPLLGALCVVTPFAIDMYLPAFSKIAAAYETTTSEISLTLSTFFVGFALGQIFYGPLLDRFGRKRPLYLGLTIYILSSIGCALSPDLKTFIGLRFLEALGGCVAQVGAIAMVRDFFPVKESAKMFSLLFLMIGVSPLLAPTMGSALMAGLGWQWIFALLATIAFVILALIFFLLPEGHQPDHSVSLHLGSILLGYWRILRQPQFLTYSLAGAFSFAGLFTFVAGSPILFMDGFHMGTGAFGVVFAVLVMGFIGGNQLNVLMLRKFTSQQIFVGALFLQVLIGVIFFAGMRMHIVGLPATLVLFFIFLSCIGLTYPNAAAIGLAPFSSDAGRASALLGFLQTGTGAVVSMGIGLLGAQAVVTLLSATAVISLLILVVGRLSIGEIVETEETETVLIH
- a CDS encoding DUF3300 domain-containing protein, whose protein sequence is MHQLVAPIALYPDSLIAQVLGAGTYPTQVVDADRFVQAHPGVSPAQMSQMVDGQNWDPSVKALTAFPSVLANMDRNIDWTTQLGNAYYNQPSDVMSAVQADRQQAYKSGKLRTTPQLAVTYAPSDIVIAPANPAVVYVPYYDPWAMWGWHPYYAWYAPPPPVGVAIGVGLGVGIAFGVGIGIGAFAHFGWGWGHWGMGWGPHPFVAFNHATYISRSVTVINHGNYGHFDRDPGARAFNARYAHAAGFNHGFAAGQRAGFNAGARAGARAGFHAGARAGYNHGFQHGAAAAHNSHGGNHRR
- a CDS encoding 3-keto-disaccharide hydrolase, with product MNRRDFLRAGSSLALTPALFSYCGFAETTTPPLPAPGADGWVSLLNGRDLTGWYTMLQKSGKGFAEAHGMVTIEEEMLHIMGNEEGVVPAEPGYIATNQEFENVHIRVEYKWGVKRHAPRYTPKRDNGLLYGLVGEDKVWPTCVECQIEEGDVGDFFMVGTRGVQDHHGNGLFGEGINPVTGWPKPGAASHGSAQTPPEPIGGRFIKDGNFELLDQWNTVEVLWQGDRAAHIVNGRTVNVATRLQQPDPQNAGQFISLTRGKIAIEIEFAEIWFRRIEVKSLA
- a CDS encoding YncE family protein — translated: MLVRMLSGLVVMGLFGVAAAVCGAQTGGKLLVVVKGTQSLGIVDPVAGKVIATVSEGKLAGKDTGHEVAASLDGKRAYVPIYGDSGVGKPGSDGREMVVIDLASQKVVNRIDFSANYAGKAVRPHLPVQGPPVAGHPDGLLYVTSELARAISVIDPRTMKVVGTISTGQEQSHMLAVSHDGKWGYTANVGPGTVSVLDLTRKSDGSWKNPVKVIPVAGSVQRIAISMDDKMVFTSDQTKPELDVIDTATRTVTKRIPMESFGYGAAVTPNGRWLLVPMMAVNKIAVIDLKTMAVARNIDLASGTHPQEALVTPDGKRAYVSCDHSGQVAEIDTGTWAVRRMIDTGKVSDGLAWAR